In Wenyingzhuangia fucanilytica, the following are encoded in one genomic region:
- a CDS encoding cytochrome c oxidase subunit I: MSAHHHKETFVTKYLFSLDHKMISKQFLVTGMIMGVIGVLMSLLFRLQIAWPEHSFSIIEAFLPERFQSEAGVMKPDIYLALVTIHGTIMVFFVLTAGLSGTFSNLLIPLQIGARDMASGFMNCLSYWLFFISSVIMVISLFVQAGPASAGWTIYPPLSALPQAIPGSGTGMTLWLVSMAIFIAQSLIGSLNYIVTILNLRTKGMTMTRLPLTMWALFITAIIGVVSFPVLFSAALLLIFDRSFGTSFYLSDIFIGGEVLNYQGGSPVLFEHLFWFLGHPEVYIVLLPALGLTSEIISTNSRKPIFGYRAMIGSIMAIAFLSTIVWGHHMFISGMNPFLGSVFTFTTLLIAIPSAVKAFNYITTLWKGNLQFNPAMLFSIGLVSTFITGGLTGIVLGDSALDINVHDTYFVVAHFHLVMGVSAIYGMYAGIYHWFPKMYGRMMNKTLGYIHFWITAIAAYGVFFPMHFIGLAGLPRRYYTNTNFPLFDDLANVNQVMTVFALIGGAAQIVFLVNFFMSIYKGKVASQNPWRANTLEWTTPVEHIHGNWPGEIPEVHRWPYDYSKVDENGEYIFGEDYIMQTVPLKAGEQES; the protein is encoded by the coding sequence ATGTCAGCACATCACCATAAAGAAACATTCGTAACTAAATATTTATTTAGTTTAGATCATAAAATGATTTCAAAGCAGTTTTTAGTAACTGGTATGATCATGGGAGTTATTGGAGTTTTAATGTCTTTGTTATTTAGATTACAAATAGCATGGCCAGAGCATTCTTTCTCTATTATTGAAGCTTTCTTGCCAGAGCGTTTTCAATCTGAAGCAGGAGTTATGAAACCAGATATCTATTTAGCCTTGGTTACTATACATGGTACTATTATGGTATTCTTTGTATTAACTGCAGGTTTAAGTGGTACTTTTTCTAACTTATTAATTCCATTGCAAATTGGAGCTCGTGATATGGCTTCTGGATTTATGAACTGTCTATCTTACTGGTTGTTTTTTATATCATCAGTAATCATGGTTATTTCATTATTTGTACAAGCTGGACCAGCTTCTGCAGGATGGACAATATACCCACCATTATCAGCTTTACCACAAGCAATTCCAGGATCAGGAACAGGAATGACTTTATGGTTAGTATCAATGGCTATTTTTATCGCACAGTCATTAATAGGTTCTTTAAATTATATCGTAACGATTTTAAACTTAAGAACAAAAGGAATGACAATGACAAGATTACCATTAACAATGTGGGCTTTATTCATTACTGCTATTATTGGTGTTGTTTCTTTCCCAGTATTATTTTCAGCAGCATTGTTATTAATTTTTGATAGAAGTTTTGGTACATCTTTTTACTTATCTGATATTTTTATCGGAGGTGAAGTATTAAACTATCAAGGTGGATCTCCAGTATTATTTGAACATTTATTCTGGTTCTTAGGACACCCTGAAGTATATATTGTATTATTACCAGCCTTAGGATTAACATCAGAAATTATTTCTACTAATTCACGTAAACCTATTTTTGGATACCGTGCAATGATTGGTTCTATCATGGCCATTGCATTTTTATCTACAATTGTTTGGGGACACCACATGTTTATTTCAGGAATGAACCCATTCTTAGGATCAGTATTTACATTTACAACTTTATTAATTGCAATTCCATCTGCTGTAAAAGCATTTAACTACATTACAACTTTATGGAAAGGTAATTTACAGTTTAACCCTGCAATGTTATTTTCTATTGGATTAGTTTCCACTTTTATCACAGGAGGATTAACAGGAATTGTATTAGGAGACTCTGCTTTAGATATTAATGTACACGATACTTATTTTGTAGTTGCACACTTCCACTTAGTAATGGGGGTATCTGCTATCTATGGTATGTATGCTGGTATTTACCACTGGTTCCCTAAAATGTATGGTAGAATGATGAACAAAACATTAGGATACATTCACTTTTGGATTACTGCTATTGCTGCTTACGGAGTTTTCTTCCCAATGCACTTTATTGGTTTAGCTGGATTACCACGTAGATATTATACAAATACAAACTTCCCATTATTTGATGATTTAGCAAATGTAAACCAAGTAATGACTGTGTTTGCTTTAATCGGTGGAGCTGCACAAATTGTTTTCTTAGTAAACTTCTTTATGAGTATTTATAAAGGTAAAGTAGCTTCTCAGAACCCATGGCGTGCTAATACTTTAGAATGGACAACTCCAGTTGAACACATTCATGGTAACTGGCCAGGAGAAATTCCTGAAGTACACCGTTGGCCATATGACTATAGTAAAGTTGATGAAAATGGTGAATATATTTTTGGAGAAGACTATATTATGCAAACAGTTCCTTTAAAAGCAGGAGAACAAGAATCATAA
- the bioB gene encoding biotin synthase BioB: MSEVRHNWTKEEILEIYNKPLMELLYEAATIHRLHHEANEVQVSTLLSIKTGGCSEDCGYCPQAARYHTDIEGNDLMPVQQVKAQALRAKASGSSRVCMGASWRNVKDGPEFDEVLEMVRTINKLDMEVCCTLGMVTENQAKRLAEAGLYAYNHNLDSSEEYYKEVISTRGYQDRLDTIDNVRKTNVTVCSGGIIGMGESVEDRAGMLVALSSLNPQPESTPINALVAVEGTPLEDQKPVEIWDMIRMVATTRIVLPETQVRLSAGRTQMSQEGQAFCFFAGANSIFAGDKLLTTPNPDVNEDMKLFEKLGLKAMKPFTKKVQPKSVSAEESEYKPLGENPKWTRPDHKIERNEEAKQKAKEIRAAEKAE; encoded by the coding sequence ATGAGTGAAGTAAGACACAATTGGACAAAGGAAGAAATCCTTGAGATTTATAATAAACCATTAATGGAGCTTTTATACGAAGCTGCAACAATACATAGGTTACACCACGAAGCAAATGAAGTTCAAGTATCAACTTTATTATCTATAAAAACAGGAGGTTGTTCAGAAGATTGTGGATATTGTCCACAAGCAGCTCGTTATCATACAGATATTGAAGGAAATGATTTGATGCCAGTACAGCAAGTAAAAGCACAAGCTTTAAGAGCAAAAGCATCTGGTTCTTCTAGAGTTTGTATGGGAGCATCATGGAGAAATGTAAAGGATGGTCCTGAGTTTGATGAAGTTTTAGAAATGGTTAGGACGATTAATAAACTTGATATGGAAGTTTGCTGTACTTTAGGTATGGTGACAGAAAATCAAGCAAAACGTTTGGCTGAAGCAGGTTTGTATGCCTATAATCATAATTTAGATTCCTCAGAAGAATATTATAAAGAAGTTATTTCTACTAGAGGATATCAAGATAGATTAGATACTATTGATAATGTTCGTAAAACAAATGTTACAGTTTGTTCTGGAGGAATTATTGGTATGGGAGAATCTGTTGAAGATAGAGCAGGAATGTTAGTAGCTTTATCATCTTTGAATCCACAACCAGAATCTACACCGATTAATGCCTTAGTTGCTGTTGAAGGAACACCATTAGAAGATCAAAAACCAGTAGAAATTTGGGATATGATTCGTATGGTTGCAACTACTAGAATTGTATTACCAGAAACACAAGTTAGATTATCAGCAGGTAGAACACAAATGAGTCAAGAAGGACAAGCATTTTGTTTCTTTGCTGGGGCTAATTCTATTTTTGCTGGAGATAAATTATTAACAACTCCAAATCCTGATGTAAATGAGGATATGAAATTGTTTGAAAAATTAGGATTAAAAGCCATGAAACCTTTTACCAAAAAGGTTCAGCCTAAATCTGTTTCTGCAGAAGAATCTGAATATAAACCATTAGGAGAAAATCCTAAATGGACAAGGCCAGATCATAAAATTGAAAGAAACGAAGAAGCAAAGCAAAAAGCTAAGGAAATTAGAGCTGCTGAAAAAGCAGAATAA
- a CDS encoding glycerol-3-phosphate dehydrogenase/oxidase gives MKKILENTQWDILIIGGGATGVGTAIDAASRGYKTLLVEKEDYGKGTSSKSTKLVHGGVRYLQQGNFSLVLEALKERAILKRNAPHIVHDLKFVVPTYDWWESPFYGIGLKLYDWLAGKEGFGDSELISKEETIQFIPTVTQEGLRGGVIYHDGQFDDTRLLINMMQTAKEQGATVLNYTQFLEFTKNDGELIDGAIIQNIHTLEKYTIRAKSVINATGVFSDSIRQKDQTNIHKIITSSQGVHIVLDKEFLPGDTAIMIPHTDDGRVLFAVPWHDKILIGTTDTPVTKYSSEPLAKEQEIEFLLTHTAKYLTKNPTKKDVKSIFVGLRPLVKSGNAEDTAEISREHVIEVSKSGLISIAGGKWTTYRKMAEDVVDKATMVAILPFVKSETEFLNIHGHRKLKSETNPLAIYGTDEKQIKKLFTSNPELKEKIHPNHPYIKAQIVWAVQNEDAKTIEDFLARRIRLLFLDAKATIEASEMVANIMSVELKQSNAWIQNQISEFKKLAQQYLLK, from the coding sequence ATGAAAAAAATACTAGAAAACACACAATGGGATATCTTAATTATTGGAGGTGGCGCTACAGGAGTTGGAACTGCTATAGATGCTGCTTCTAGAGGATACAAAACTTTACTGGTAGAAAAAGAGGATTATGGAAAAGGGACTTCTAGTAAAAGTACTAAATTGGTTCACGGAGGTGTTCGTTATTTACAACAAGGAAACTTTTCGTTAGTCTTAGAAGCTTTAAAAGAACGTGCCATTTTAAAAAGAAATGCTCCACATATTGTACACGATTTAAAATTTGTAGTACCAACATATGATTGGTGGGAAAGTCCTTTTTATGGTATTGGTTTAAAATTATATGATTGGTTAGCTGGAAAAGAAGGTTTTGGAGATTCTGAATTGATTTCTAAAGAAGAAACTATTCAATTTATTCCCACAGTAACTCAAGAAGGTTTACGTGGCGGAGTAATTTATCACGATGGTCAATTTGATGATACTCGTTTACTCATTAACATGATGCAAACTGCCAAAGAACAAGGAGCTACAGTTTTAAATTATACTCAGTTTTTAGAGTTTACAAAAAATGATGGTGAATTGATTGACGGAGCTATTATTCAGAATATACATACCCTAGAAAAATATACAATTCGTGCTAAATCAGTCATCAATGCAACAGGTGTATTTTCTGATAGTATTAGACAAAAAGATCAAACAAATATTCATAAAATAATAACCAGTAGTCAAGGTGTTCACATTGTTTTAGACAAAGAGTTTCTTCCTGGAGATACTGCTATTATGATTCCACATACTGATGATGGTAGGGTTTTATTTGCAGTTCCTTGGCATGATAAAATCCTTATTGGAACAACTGATACTCCTGTAACTAAATATTCTTCTGAACCTTTAGCCAAAGAGCAAGAAATAGAATTTTTATTAACACATACTGCAAAGTACCTAACTAAAAATCCTACTAAAAAAGATGTCAAAAGTATTTTTGTAGGTTTACGACCTTTGGTAAAAAGTGGAAATGCAGAAGATACTGCGGAAATTTCTAGAGAACATGTTATAGAAGTTAGTAAGAGTGGATTGATAAGTATTGCTGGAGGTAAATGGACTACTTATAGAAAAATGGCTGAGGATGTTGTTGACAAAGCAACAATGGTCGCGATATTGCCTTTTGTTAAATCTGAAACCGAATTCTTAAATATTCATGGACATAGAAAATTAAAATCAGAAACCAATCCTTTGGCTATTTATGGAACTGATGAAAAACAAATAAAAAAGCTGTTTACTTCTAATCCTGAATTAAAAGAAAAAATTCACCCTAATCATCCTTATATAAAGGCACAAATTGTTTGGGCTGTACAGAATGAAGATGCTAAAACTATTGAAGATTTTTTAGCTAGAAGAATTCGTTTGTTATTTTTAGATGCCAAGGCGACCATAGAAGCATCTGAAATGGTTGCTAATATAATGTCTGTAGAGTTAAAACAAAGTAATGCTTGGATACAGAATCAAATATCAGAGTTTAAAAAACTAGCACAGCAATATTTATTGAAATAA
- a CDS encoding beta-ketoacyl synthase N-terminal-like domain-containing protein has translation MDIISITGYSSVSALGNNVEEIWNNYKNDKHLLSNVFLDKVEGLVSKLSEELEDEIHSLKKSNSKYQSLDKSVLMAIYTSRMAVKNAKWANESTFGINIGSSRGATGLFEEFYNDFANNELGKTHPLTSPTTTLGNLSTWIADDLQSKGPTISHSITCSTGLHAVLNGIAWINSGMSDKFMVGATEAPNTAFTIAQMKAIKIYADNNGAYPCKALDLDKNRNTMCLGEGAAIFCLEKGMKENAVAFIESIGFATEKLKHNISITDEAECFQDSMKMALKGLNGNVDVIVMHAPGTIKGDLSEIKAIKKVFTDEIPAITSNKWKIGHTLGASGSLSMELALLMLDKQEFIGIPYLPDLKQPKKIERIMINAVGFGGNAVSIVLKRN, from the coding sequence ATGGATATTATATCAATTACAGGTTATAGTTCTGTTTCTGCATTAGGAAACAATGTAGAAGAAATTTGGAATAATTATAAGAACGATAAACATCTATTAAGTAATGTTTTTTTAGATAAGGTTGAAGGATTAGTTAGTAAATTATCTGAAGAATTAGAAGATGAAATTCATTCTTTAAAGAAATCTAATAGTAAATATCAATCTTTAGATAAATCAGTATTAATGGCTATTTATACAAGTAGAATGGCTGTAAAAAATGCCAAATGGGCTAACGAATCTACTTTTGGTATTAATATTGGTTCTTCCAGAGGTGCTACCGGATTGTTTGAAGAATTTTATAATGATTTTGCAAATAATGAACTAGGTAAAACACATCCATTAACTTCTCCAACAACAACTTTAGGTAATTTATCTACTTGGATTGCAGATGATTTACAATCAAAAGGACCAACAATATCACATTCTATTACTTGTTCCACAGGTTTACATGCCGTGTTAAATGGTATTGCTTGGATAAATTCAGGAATGTCTGATAAGTTTATGGTAGGAGCAACAGAGGCTCCCAATACTGCTTTTACTATTGCCCAAATGAAAGCTATTAAAATTTATGCAGATAATAATGGAGCATATCCTTGTAAGGCTTTAGATTTAGATAAAAACAGAAATACTATGTGTTTAGGCGAGGGGGCTGCTATTTTTTGCTTAGAAAAAGGGATGAAAGAAAACGCAGTTGCTTTTATTGAGTCTATTGGTTTTGCTACAGAAAAGTTAAAGCATAACATATCTATAACAGATGAAGCAGAATGTTTTCAGGATTCTATGAAAATGGCTTTAAAAGGCTTAAACGGTAATGTTGATGTTATTGTGATGCACGCACCTGGTACTATTAAGGGAGATTTGTCTGAAATAAAAGCTATAAAAAAAGTTTTTACTGATGAAATTCCGGCTATTACCTCAAATAAATGGAAAATAGGTCATACTTTAGGAGCGTCAGGTTCTTTAAGTATGGAGTTGGCTTTGTTGATGTTAGACAAACAAGAGTTTATAGGAATACCATATTTACCTGATTTAAAACAACCTAAAAAAATTGAACGTATTATGATTAATGCAGTAGGCTTTGGCGGGAATGCCGTGAGTATTGTTTTAAAGAGAAATTAG
- a CDS encoding MarC family protein produces MSLHFSFKEILTATMILFAVIDIIGSVPIIISLRNKVGHIQSEKATIVSVVIMILFLFLGDEILNLIGIDVNSFAVAGSFIIFFLAIEMILGITIFKDEVSESSSIVPLAFPLIAGAGTMTTLISLRSEYEVENIIVAILINSFFVFFVLKASKKIEDILGGVGLSVIRKVFGIILLAIAVKLFTSNINELF; encoded by the coding sequence ATGAGTTTACATTTTAGTTTTAAAGAAATTTTAACAGCAACAATGATCCTTTTTGCTGTTATTGATATTATTGGAAGTGTACCAATTATTATTAGTTTAAGAAATAAAGTAGGTCATATTCAGTCTGAAAAGGCAACAATTGTATCAGTAGTTATTATGATATTATTCCTTTTTTTGGGGGATGAAATATTAAACTTGATAGGTATAGATGTAAATTCTTTTGCAGTAGCAGGATCTTTTATCATCTTTTTTTTAGCTATAGAAATGATTTTAGGGATTACTATTTTTAAAGATGAAGTATCTGAATCTAGTTCTATAGTACCTCTTGCTTTTCCTTTAATTGCTGGTGCGGGAACCATGACAACTTTAATTTCTTTAAGATCGGAATACGAAGTAGAAAATATTATTGTCGCAATTTTAATAAATAGTTTTTTTGTCTTTTTTGTTTTAAAAGCATCAAAAAAAATAGAAGATATTCTAGGAGGCGTAGGTTTAAGTGTTATTAGAAAAGTATTTGGAATAATTTTACTTGCTATTGCTGTAAAATTATTTACAAGTAATATTAACGAACTGTTTTAA
- a CDS encoding pyrimidine/purine nucleoside phosphorylase: MISANEYFDGNVKSLGYESATGKSTLGVMEAGTYEFATSLHETMNVVEGEMTVLLPGSSDWVTYKAGEAYQIEANEKFQVKVSGQTSYLCQYK, translated from the coding sequence ATGATATCAGCAAATGAATATTTTGATGGGAATGTTAAATCACTAGGATACGAATCAGCAACTGGAAAATCAACTCTAGGAGTGATGGAAGCTGGAACTTACGAGTTTGCAACAAGTTTACATGAAACTATGAATGTAGTAGAAGGAGAAATGACTGTTTTATTACCAGGATCTTCTGATTGGGTTACTTACAAAGCTGGAGAAGCATACCAAATTGAAGCAAACGAAAAGTTTCAAGTAAAAGTATCAGGTCAAACTTCTTATTTATGTCAATATAAATAA
- a CDS encoding cytochrome c oxidase subunit II encodes MLALFYFFVAVAFAIGVWQVNKLLTYRVIFKEIKDGKKIITFENDNNPIATEKDNDTQGKLFLIFLVGFYLLMGYCLIFLQDLMLPDSASVEGEDYDNLYVISFWLIGIVQFITQALLYFFSYKYRGIKGRKATFFADSHKLELIWTTIPTVVLAVLILYGLSIWNDVTDLEGDEAIVVEVYAKQFAWEARYAGRDNELGRGNVRNIEGANTMGIDMTDANSADDIPVRELHLPVGKKVVFKFRSQDVLHSAYMPHFRAQMNCVPGMVTEFGFTPKFTTEEMRQQEDVILKVASVNEVRAKNGDEPYEFDYLLLCNKICGPSHYNMQMKIVVESEKDYLTWLNQQKTAKELF; translated from the coding sequence ATGTTAGCATTATTTTATTTTTTCGTAGCTGTTGCTTTTGCCATTGGAGTTTGGCAAGTAAACAAACTACTTACTTACAGAGTAATCTTTAAAGAGATTAAAGACGGTAAAAAGATCATCACTTTTGAGAACGATAATAATCCTATCGCTACTGAAAAAGACAACGATACTCAAGGAAAATTATTTTTAATCTTTTTAGTAGGTTTCTATCTATTAATGGGATATTGCTTAATCTTTTTACAAGATTTAATGCTTCCAGATTCAGCTTCTGTAGAAGGTGAAGATTATGATAACTTATATGTAATCTCTTTCTGGTTGATTGGAATTGTACAATTTATTACTCAAGCATTACTTTACTTTTTCTCTTATAAATACAGAGGAATTAAAGGTAGAAAAGCAACATTCTTTGCTGATTCTCACAAATTAGAATTGATTTGGACTACTATTCCAACAGTAGTATTAGCTGTATTAATTTTATATGGTTTATCTATTTGGAATGATGTTACTGACTTAGAAGGTGACGAAGCAATAGTTGTTGAAGTTTATGCTAAACAATTTGCTTGGGAAGCTAGATATGCTGGTAGAGATAATGAATTAGGACGTGGAAATGTTAGAAATATTGAGGGGGCTAATACTATGGGAATTGACATGACTGACGCTAACTCTGCTGATGACATTCCTGTTAGAGAATTACACTTACCAGTAGGTAAAAAAGTAGTTTTTAAATTCCGTTCTCAAGATGTTTTACACTCTGCTTATATGCCTCACTTTAGAGCACAAATGAACTGTGTTCCTGGTATGGTTACTGAGTTTGGATTTACGCCAAAATTTACTACAGAAGAAATGCGTCAACAAGAAGATGTTATCTTAAAAGTTGCAAGTGTAAACGAAGTAAGAGCTAAAAATGGTGACGAACCATACGAATTTGATTACTTATTATTATGTAATAAAATATGTGGACCATCTCACTACAATATGCAAATGAAAATTGTTGTAGAGTCTGAGAAAGATTACTTGACTTGGTTAAATCAACAAAAGACGGCTAAAGAATTATTTTAG